The region cccaaaagtgattcactatcctgcacggaggtgaaaacctcacgaaggagtagcttctcactcctaTTTAAAAGAACAAGACTAAACAGTCTTATGCGATATGATGCCAAAATATATGACTCAATTTACAATAATCATGCAAACAAGTACAAAGAGaagatcgtaatttttcaaatcaaattttaatttttgacaataagacaaaaacaaacaattttatgGCCTGACTCTCTAAAgatccccagtggagtcaccaagctgtcgaaaccagtTTTAAAGATTTGAAAAatagggatcgacttttaaaatgaaaacgggagtcaccaccgatcctttattggggtatgatcggctcaccttaaaaacggttttggtctacgaattttgagaaaataggttcgggagtcggttacgcacgaggaagggttagcacccttgtaacgcccaaaattggtaccgaattgattgtttaatgtcttagtgtcgaaactttgaaaagatttaaaaaaatacgatccttttaacttgaataaattgaataataaaacactcttatttcaaagaaataaaatgttacgcccagtgagttagggcgcaacatttttaatcttcaaaattaaatttatcttttaactttaaaaacccatgcatttgagaaggatattcgattatttgggCCAAATGAGTagatcaaaacccagtaagttagggttcgatttcaccaaattcccaaatatcgaatattacctttattttaaaaacgaGATAACAAAACGttgtatccagtaagttaggatctaACATCTTGAAATCCTAAATGCTTAGTTTTAAAATTGGACggttttaataaaataagcacATAGCCATTTAAATTCATCGAGAAAAAATTGTAACCCAGTAAGTTAAGGCACAATTCTTTCGAGAATTATGAACACTAGgctttttttaatatgaaatagaATGAGAAAAGTAAAAGTTTTAAGAGAAGCATGTAATGTAAAAGATCAATGATAATTCAAACTTAGACTAAGAAGTAGCCGAATaagcaataaataaatacaaatgaaGTAACAACAATTTTACTCACATTATACATGAATTTACAATAAACTTGGCATGAAATGATAATAGCATTATAGAACAATATTTTGAAACGAATTCGTAACAACTAATATACatttattaatttcataaaaatagtaTACAACATAATCATACAAATATACCATACAAAAaaatttcatacataagtttttaatgaattacatataaataaaatcgATTTAAAATATCTtacataaacatattaaaaattcttGAAATCCATAATCTTAATAATATCTAATATCATAACGTTAacacatatttttaaaataattaataattcacaTGTGTATGAAGAATTGTgttatatgcaaaaaaaaaatattatgtaaatatttgatatataatatattaaaagaataaatttttaaataaagataagacaaaatatacatataaattatatcaaatcttcaaaaatgtgtattaatgaataataaattaaatattaacattttcCTGAAAcgtataacaaaaataataataaaaactattGCACGGCGAATTTAAAAGGTATGATcaataatacaaaatattaacttgttatatgataataataaaatataaaaaactatcaaaagctaaatattaaaataatactaaattttgatatatatatatatatgtcaaaataggattaaatatatttaaaatctaatataaaaaataaaaaagaaagaccAACATGCACTAAATTGAAATCTGACTTAATATTACGGgactaaattagcaattaaaCGCAAAAAATAAATAAGCAGAACTTAACACagaaaacgacaccgtttaaaATTGGATCCAagtgaaaacaaaaacaaatatgtGAAACAAATTCAAAGAATTGAAGAAAATCAAATCGAAACTCCACAAAATCAGAGGGACTCGCCACGCAAATAGACTAGTGAACGAAAGTGCGCGGATCCTgccctcgggtcgggtcaccgcgcgggtcataGGCcttcaaacggcgccgttttgaaacCATTGCTTTGGCATTAAACGACGTCGTTCCCTTCAACAGATAAAGGCTAAACTAAGccctaaaaaaaacctaaatgttTCATTTTGTATTGCAGAAAAGAGGGGAACGCCGCCTCCGTTTTTTATCATTGTCGCAACTCGACCCCCTCAGATCCCCCTCTGCTCCGATTGCGACGAGAGAGATAGGGATCCGGCGGATATAACGAAGGTAAACCCTTCCTTCCCGATCTCTTCCTTTTATTCTCTTTCTATTCGAATagtgaattaaaaataattgtagAAACAACCGAAAAAACGAAAAGAGTAAAAAGAACTTCAGTCCTTTTCGatatttttctttgattcttgTTTGTGTTCCAATCTACGTAACCAGcaaaaatggaaaaaggaaaaaaaactggGAAATCACCTTTTAAGTTTTCAATTTCTTGTGTTCTGAATGTCGGTTCCTTTTTTACAATATTCGAATGGGCCTCTTTTATGGCCAGAATtacaaagagaataaaaaatgaaaagaaaataaaaagaaaatcctTTTATATTCGTTATTCTTCGTTGTTGTTTTGTCTGTTTTGGCTTGTTTGCTTGTGCAGGTACGGCCGTACGGGGCAGTGGACGTGGCAAGTACGGAGGCTACCTGAGGCGTGCGTGGCGCGGAGGCTCGATGCGTGCTGAAGGCAGGAGCGGCGCACCAACCATTAGGGCTTCCGACTTTTGCTTGCGTTGAGGCTGGGCTAGGGTTTCTGCATCTGAATTCGTTTTGGGCATGGGTCGAATTCGGGCTGATGCTTAGGATCGGGCttagttttagttagttttttttaattataattgtaattggGCTGTGTAAATGGACATTTGAGCTAAacttaaatgttttgttttgtttttcttttttatttggtttaacaAAATGGGCCGGGcataaattgggtattacagttaatatatgaatattatgtttggatgtaaaatataattctgaagttatttattacttctaatatttttgatttcattgtagaataattaaattatttgtttcactaattatattttaacacattaaatatgtattgcggtttaaaaataataaaatagattatatattatttttatagtattatatattatgattttagtaaattcatataagaataattatattaaaaattttattaaattatatttttttttattaaattatatttaacaataattatgttaaaatatgattaaattatttattatttatattaataatattattaaaatttaataacaataacaataatcatctacctaataaaaattctgttaagggtattttagttattttagttttttttcttatactattacaatattattccattcaaccaaacacaagaatacttttacaattctattccattccattcaaccaaacaattaaattactattacacctctattccattatagCTCTATTCTATTATAGCAAACCAAATGTGCCCTTAATGTTGTagttaaaatattttccagtttTGAATGAATGACACACCGGAGGAATGGAAACATTTATATGTCCGGCCTGTAACATTACATGTTCAGCCGAGTCAGGTAGTAGGGTCTATCTATTGGGTTTTTGGATCATCTAAGTTAATGCTACCCTACCCCCACCTTCAATAATTACATCCTCTTCACTCGCAAGCCCAACTCACTTCAATCATTTAATTACTTTCTGTCACACTCCATGAAACCTTTTTTTGAGGCTATAATAATATTTGGTATATTATCAATGAAGTTTTTAgattttacaaataaaatcaaaaaattgATAAGTATCTATAAGGgtataataaaatgttttataaaaaaacacaGACTAATTTACCAGATATTAACCTCAACACTATGTTCTCATCATTCATCACCACCAAATATAAGATTTGCgcaattaaaaaacaaaacaaaatagtttATCCTTCTTGCTTGCCCACCCTGACGGGGAATACAAGTGCAATCAATACTCGGTTGTCTTGAAATCAACCCATCTATTGTTGCCCATCCAAAGAGTCAACTGAGTGTTTGGGGATGTTAAGTGAGCCTTGATCATTAATGACCAAAATTAGATCTATGCCTatttgttgttgttcttgttcTGGGGTTTTGTATCTTAAAGCTAAAACTAGAGCTGCACCTTGCaattttaatgtttaactaatgAATAACAATGTCATCTTTTCAAGATTTATGTTGATAATGCAGTGATAATTACCTTCCAAGGCTAttcatccttttttcttttttcgcaTCAAGCAAAGTGATATTGAGAGCTAAAAATAACGCAGACCTCTTAACCTCTTGAggattgattatatatatattttcaattaggAAATAAAGTATTAAGTGAGGGAAAGCTACCTTTGCCTACAGTCAGTGCATATCATCAGCCTCATAACAAATCACTCACCCATTAAATGGAACTATACTCCTGAGACTCGAACCCAATGcttacaagtgtattaataagtATGTTATAATTCTCAAAATTGCATCTCTAAACTCCTGCTGAGGATTTTGTTGAAGCAAATTATTGTGTGTTATAATCAAGCTACATCACATTTTCATCTAATGCCATGACTTGGCAAGGGCCGAGTAGACACGAATCATGGTTCATTAGATGAGGTGATTTACTTGCGTAGAAGGCCTCAGACCAGAAGACCACAGTAGTGCAGACGCCCAACTCTATAAACTTTTAAACATAGGACTTGAAATTATGGGATGCTTTGCTCGTGTCTTGTGGCACTTTTTAGAGGTACTTAACAGCACAGTACTACACCCAATAGGAAATATGAGAAAGGGGGACTTTCATTTTGCTTCTCATAACAAAAGTTTATTAGCAACTTCCCAAATTTCTACACTTAGCATTAAAGTTGAAAGGTGGGGGGAAACTGAGTGATTTTGAGTCCAACCGTGAATCAAATATGTTGCAAACCGTAATTAGCCCATTGTTCATCTAGGACTTGCAGTTAGAAGGGGAATTCAGCTGTACTTCTAACAATTTGATCATTCAGCCAAATTTGTAGACAAAAACCAGCATGTGATGCAATTTAACTTCCTCAACAATCGCGAGTACACCCAACTAACCAAAAAGAATAACATGAATCCAAGGCCTCTTTAAtatcaagcaaaaaaaaaaaaaaaaacacattcacCTCCCCCTCTCAACCAGATACCTTTCAGCAGGAATGAAATTATATATAAGCTATTGCATTTACAAGATGTCCATGTAATTGTCCTGATCTTGTGCATTACCAGGTAATTGAACAACTTCAGTATGACACAGAGTTGCAGGGTTTGCTCTACAGATATGACAAGCTGGGGCAGATTGTCCGTGGAGATTATGATCAGTCGTGAGCAACAACTCTTAGAAAATTCTTCTTCTAACCATTGTTTCGCTGCTTCCCCAGAAAGATTGACCATAATAAATTAATCTAGGATCTCCCCCTCCTCCAATTCCTCAGCAAAGAAAACTCCCCTTGAATTTGAAAGGTCTGTTCTATCTTCTGTTTCTGGTTGCTTAGCAAATTCACCTTCTAAATCAAGAAAGTCATCTGGATTAATTTCGGCAATCAGGTCTGAATATGCATCTATTAAGCCTTGATCAAAATCAAACTCCATGTCATCAAATAATCCAGAGTCCTTAGCCTGGGGGCTGGAATGTACCCTGTTTCCTGCCCCGGCTCTTGCCGACAAAGACAAAACTGAGTTACCACCGAATGCTTTCTCAGACTTGTTTTGAGAAGGGATTTGATGCATTGGACTTGACAGCACATGCTTCATAAGATCAAAGACCTGAGGTTCTAAAGAGCTACCATTGTCTTCTATTTCCTCCTCCTTGAAGGCAACACCTTTTGGTATTTCATTATCAGCACCGCTAGAATCTTTTCCCTCTGGCCCATTAGTGACGAGATGATTCTCCCTGATAACTTCAAAATCACAGTGTTCCGAAGGAAGAAACACATGAATCACAGGATACTCTAGAACAACCATATCAGCTAATAGTTTCCGTAATGGGGCCTTTATGTCTAACTCCCGGAAAGGTGATTTGGATCCCTACAATAACACAAGAAAATCATCTATAGGATGGACAGAACATTTTCAGCAGACAATAACGTGAAAAGGCAAGCAtcaatacatataatatataatccaAGGTCAAAATAGACAAGCCAATTGTCTTCAATCCAGGATGTCTGCATTAAACATGATCTAGATATCACGATTTCAAGAATCTGAGGTAGAAACTTCAGTAAATTGCACATATCTATAGGATCACAGAGCTTAACTCCAATTTAAACTTGGAAATGCCCCAAATGCTAAACTGCTGAAATATAGAAAAATCGAGCAAACAACAACCAACATGCTCTGCGTGAGTATGTGCAAGTTGGTGAGTGTAtaactcaaaagaataaaaaagaatgaAACCCAGAGGCCTAAATCACCTTAGGGTATTTTCGGATAAAAAACTTGAGGGAGTCGAGCTGCTCCTCGCAGAACTTCCTAAGAGGATGATTCCAGGGACCAGGTTGGAGATGGTTTTCAATTAATGAACAGAGGCTTGTATCTTCATGTATACTGGCAAAAAATAAAGCATCAGTTATCTATTAAACAATCAtctaataaaattcaatatatatagaAGATGGGGAAAGCTCACCCATGGTCAAGTAAAACAACATCTGTAGAGTGAAACCGCCATTCAATAGTCCATGAAATATACTTCTTCCTATAGACAGAGCAAAACTTGTAATTAAGCGTTTGCTAGGGAATTAATCTTAACAAAGGTATCATACAGGGAACAACCTGTGGTTAAATCGAGTTTGATTAGTTTCCCTCTTAGACATTCCAGAAGGCAGAAACAAGAGCTTAGTTCTGCGAGAGGCAGCAGCAGTGCGGAGGTTTCGAAGAGGATGTGGTAGCTTAAAATGAGGATGATATCCACCATTAGTAGTGTTAAATAGCTTGGACCTTATTCTTGTAGCAGATTCAGCGACCCTCTTCGTTTCCTCCAGCAGATTATAATCTACAAGCAATTTAGGTTCAGTAAAGATGAATGGGCTCgtacaaaaacaataaataaataggaAAAGGAAGTGGAAGTGAAACCGGAGAGGAGAAGATTATCGTCGAAGCGAGAGAGGGGAACAAAGGAAGTGATGTTGCGTTTGCCAGTGCAGCCAATGCGTTGCTTGTGAGCATTAACGCAAGGGAGGCTGCAGGTGCGGAGGCAGCAACCTGGGCACTTGTATTTTGACGCCTTCTTTTTGCACTCTTCGCAATCCCCAATCTTTGGTTCCTCCATTTTCTTACGAATGAAAACAGGGGGTGGGAACAAGGGTTTTACGCCTGCATCGAAGCTTTTGctagggttttattttattttatgaaacaCTTTTCCGCAGTACCGCCTCTgctatggatttttttttcttccctgAAACGCTGCGTTTTTCGCCCCAATCCCGGACCACAAAAATAATACCATGTAAAACACAACATTAGTCGAAACAGAACACCAATATTGAACCCCAAAACAAACATTAAtcaatagataaaataataacgACAAATTAGTCTCTTTATTTAAGATATAACAAATTACtgctaacaaaaaaaaatccaaaatgatTTCAATCTAAATGTTTAGacaatttataaaagttaaaattaaactgaattttatttttattgaatttatacaaataataattttaaaaagtatcaTATAAaagttattgattatttttatttattttttagaaatatttttttaaaaatactttaaacaagctaaaaaaaatctaatataaaaaaatcgAGAGACAAATTGAACGATAATactattcaaaaaatacaaaaacctCAATTGAACTGATATCACCCCTATTACAAATa is a window of Gossypium hirsutum isolate 1008001.06 chromosome D08, Gossypium_hirsutum_v2.1, whole genome shotgun sequence DNA encoding:
- the LOC107900720 gene encoding putative box C/D snoRNA protein SPCC613.07, which gives rise to MEEPKIGDCEECKKKASKYKCPGCCLRTCSLPCVNAHKQRIGCTGKRNITSFVPLSRFDDNLLLSDYNLLEETKRVAESATRIRSKLFNTTNGGYHPHFKLPHPLRNLRTAAASRRTKLLFLPSGMSKRETNQTRFNHRKKYISWTIEWRFHSTDVVLLDHGIHEDTSLCSLIENHLQPGPWNHPLRKFCEEQLDSLKFFIRKYPKGSKSPFRELDIKAPLRKLLADMVVLEYPVIHVFLPSEHCDFEVIRENHLVTNGPEGKDSSGADNEIPKGVAFKEEEIEDNGSSLEPQVFDLMKHVLSSPMHQIPSQNKSEKAFGGNSVLSLSARAGAGNRVHSSPQAKDSGLFDDMEFDFDQGLIDAYSDLIAEINPDDFLDLEGEFAKQPETEDRTDLSNSRGVFFAEELEEGEILD